One window of Triticum dicoccoides isolate Atlit2015 ecotype Zavitan chromosome 5A, WEW_v2.0, whole genome shotgun sequence genomic DNA carries:
- the LOC119302495 gene encoding inositol-tetrakisphosphate 1-kinase 6-like, with protein MAMERPVRLVLDASLLLDPVGAGAQEAAPVPTLRPGAEALLRRLRHSNLGVAICHTEEMPTTVSGFLEMTADLNSFGYISLPAPTGNHLLNELMLEWSRTSSCFYATSRVDEDLFSELESHNWKVIAVDSECGTKDSGVVNIGKLQELLITLATLIKKEIVSSSILMVGYAMKPSREEDFAKRGAFPIYPSENGLIFVPLSFELPLASQLLEVDIILHKMTDEIITIDPNCSISFPRGISFSAGMSEVIRFMEEYPDFCIIDPFKNISPLLDRLQIQEILVRLQELGSEGRPKLRAPHSLKVIKFNGSELQKQLAEANLSFPLIVKPQVACGVADAHNMALVFQIEEFSNLSVPLPAILQEYIDHGSKIYKFYVIGDKVFHAVKTSMPNANLLKSSSGDEPLTFNSLKTLPVATKEQLLLNRVHDNKSLNIGVVEEAAKLLKESLGLTIFGFDVVVQEGSGDHVIVDLNYLPSFKEVPDSEAMPAFWDAIRQSYESKKGKIAWSSRETFRIAGTVLAFCYSGKLPSLMEHMKRFSGMARGTPASAPARKDEDESLLLFGELYRHDQEKEVNLLDPMYSVEFEAIQGDRRMFKLASGKRDYLLTDGEKNDYDWLKTPPATPLFASLEMEADSAQMVFQRELPILQPVKTSRFSGKLDALSSTSTKSESPTTSSSSKSATPTARPSSSSEKNLSTRGPSPAFCKQESPSYKIDKRSSYTPLGNRLQNAVAAPTTDTKAAKKTSSDKKTVAPGSTKAAKNVADKPAMKNVTAAAPRARTKDPLVGAKDLKVDAGNGGGTRRVSVGAKDLKVDAGNGGATRRVSVGAKDLKVDAGNGGAARRVPRQPAAATGIGKDPSLLPAAARGRSRGGHEPATGNGVDATDGAVVKGRRRAGGEKEQQRQQKVGSHGKKLVG; from the exons ATGGCCATGGAGCGACCTGTGCGGCTGGTGCTGGATGCGTCCCTCCTCCTCGATCCCGTCGGTGCAGGGGCGCAGGAGGCCGCGCCGGTGCCCACGCTGCGTCCCGGGGCGGAGGCGCTGCTGCGGCGGCTGCGCCACTCCAATCTGGGCGTG GCAATTTGCCATACGGAGGAAATGCCAACTACTGTG TCAGGCTTTCTTGAAATGACAGCAGACTTGAACTCCTTTGGATATATATCACTACCTGCTCCAACTGGGAATCACTTACTAAATGAGTTGATGTTAGAGTGGAGCAGAACGAGTTCTTGTTTTTATGCTACTTCCAGAGTTGATGAAGATctattttctgaacttgagagccaCAACTGGAAGGTTATTGCTGTAG ATAGTGAATGTGGAACAAAAGATTCTGGAGTTGTAAATATTGGCAAGCTTCAAGAGCTGCTTATCACTTTGGCTACTTTAATTAAAAAG GAAATAGTTAGCTCATCTATTTTGATGGTTGGCTATGCAATGAAACCATCCCGTGAGGAAGACTTTGCCAAG AGAGGAGCATTTCCCATTTATCCTAGTGAAAATGGACTTATCTTTGTCCCACTCTCATTTGAACTTCCTTTAGCCTCTCAACTTCTAGAAGTTGACATAATCCTCCACAAAATGACGGATGAGATCATTACCATTGATCCAAATTGCTCCATCAGTTTTCCCAGGGGAATTTCATTTTCTGCAGGAATGTCTGAAGTTATAAG GTTTATGGAAGAATACCCTGATTTTTGCATCATTGATCCATTCAAAAATATTTCCCCGTTGCTTGATCGTCTGCAAATCCAAGAAATTCTAGTTAGATTGCAAGAACTTGGCTCTGAAGGAAGGCCCAAACTCCGAGCACCACATTCTTTGAAG GTCATAAAATTCAATGGCAGTGAATTACAGAAGCAACTAGCAGAAGCTAATTTATCATTTCCACTCATCGTGAAGCCACAAGTAGCATGTGGAGTCGCTGATGCGCACAATATG GCATTAGTTTTCCAAATTGAAGAGTTTAGCAACCTTAGTGTGCCTCTTCCAGCTATTCTACAG GAATACATTGATCACGGGTCCAAGATATACAAATTTTATGTAATTGGAGACAAGGTTTTTCATGCTGTAAAAACTTCAATGCCCAATGCAAATTTGCTAAAATCGTCATCGGGGGATGAACCTCTTACGTTTAATAG TTTGAAGACTCTTCCAGTGGCTACCAAGGAGCAGCTGCTGCTGAACAGGGTACATGATAACAAATCTCTGAACATCGGTGTGGTGGAAGAGGCTGCAAAATTGTTAAAGGAATCACTTGGACTAACAATTTTTGGATTTGATGTTGTT GTTCAGGAGGGCAGTGGAGACCATGTCATAGTGGACCTAAACTATCTTCCGTCATTCAAAGAAGTTCCTGACTCCGAGGCGATGCCTGCGTTCTGGGATGCAATCAGGCAGTCATACGAGTCGAAGAAAGGGAAG ATCGCGTGGAGCTCCAGGGAAACTTTCAGGATTGCCGGCACAGTTTTGGCCTTTTGTTATTCAGGCAAGCTTCCGTCACT AATGGAGCACATGAAGAGGTTCTCCGGCATGGCGAGGGGCACACCCGCGTCGGCTCCGGCGCGGAAGGACGAAGACGAGAGCCTGCTTCTCTTTGGGGAACTGTACAGGCATGATCAGGAGAAGGAGGTGAACCTCCTTGACCCAATGTACTCCGTGGAGTTTGAAGCCATCCAAG GTGACCGCCGCATGTTCAAACTCGCCTCGGGGAAGCGAGATTACCTACTCACAGATGGCGAAAAGAACGATTACGATTG GCTCAAGACTCCTCCTGCCACCCCGCTGTTCGCTTCCCTTGAGATGGAAGCTGATTCCGCCCAAATGGTTTTCCAGAGGGAGCTGCCTATCCTTCAACCAGTTAAAACTTCAAGG TTCTCAggaaagctcgatgcactcagtagcaCATCGACGAAATCTGAATCTCCTACGACGTCCAGTTCCTCAAAGTCGGCCACTCCAACGGCAAGACCCAGCTCTTCGTCAGAGAAAAACCTCAGCACCAGAGGACCGTCCCCTGCCTTCTGCAAACAAGAGTCCCCATCTTACAAAATAGACAAGAGATCAAGCTACACACCTCTGGGAAACAGGCTGCAGAATGCAGTGGCAGCTCCTACAACAGACACCAAGGCAGCTAAGAAAACCTCGTCAGACAAGAAGACCGTAGCCCCAGGCAGCACAAAGGCAGCCAAGAACGTCGCAGACAAACCCGCGATGAAGAATGTCACGGCGGCTGCCCCAAGAGCTCGGACCAAGGATCCTTTGGTTGGTGCAAAAGATCTGAAGGTCGATGCTGGCAAtggtggtggcacaagaagagtgtcGGTTGGTGCAAAGGATCTGAAGGTCGATGCTGGCAATGGGGGCGCCACAAGAAGAGTGTCGGTTGGTGCAAAGGACCTGAAGGTCGATGCCGGCaatggcggcgctgcaagaagagtgCCACGTCAACCGGCTGCAGCAACAGGTATCGGCAAAGACCCCTCTTTACTGCCGGCAGCGGCAAGAGGAAGGAGCAGAGGTGGCCATGAGCCGGCTACTGGTAACGGTGTCGATGCCACTGACGGGGCTgtggtgaaggggaggaggagagCAGGCGGGGAGAAGGAGCAGCAGAGGCAGCAAAAGGTTGGAAGCCATGGAAAGAAGCTGGTTGGGTAG